CTGCGTAGTTGCAATCTGCGCTTGGCCGCTTGAGGGGGCGAGAAGAATGTGCAGGTCGCGGCTTGGGGCCCGGGGCAGAATCAGGGTTACCGCCCAGCCTGTCCCAGGGCctgggttgggggcggggagcagtGGGAGACGCAGGCATGCTCAAATAACGTGCTGTGTTGTGTGGTTCTCGGAGCCTTATCCGCATGGTAGTAGACTCACATCAACGCACATAGTATTTGTCCCCCCTCGCGGTTTGCTCCATTGGGGAACCGACAAGTGAAGAGACTGCCAAGAGTTCTAGGGTGACAGATGCAGATCCTCGCCTAAGTTCACATCCACGTCTGTCGCCTGCCGGGTGCGCGAATAGCAGTCGCCTCTGAGCTCTGTTCTCCATCTCCACCATGGGGGTCATGGCCACTCTAGACTCCTGTAAGGCTGGGTGCGCACTGGTGTTTTATTATGTGGGCTGCACCAAGCGAGAGTTCTCAAGGCCTGGGGGAAGAGACCCCGGGTCCCTTGTTGCTCCTGCAGACCCGCCAGCGGGATGATGGGAAAGCAAGGCCGGCAGGGCCTTCTCGAGGAGGGCACCTGCTGCTGGGAGGGTGTCCACGCAGGCGACCAAGGGAGTGTGAAGAACGGGGCTCAGGAGGAGCCAGGGTGGTCAGTGCTGGGGCTTCGCAGATGTGTGTGCCCCGGGCAGGAATGGACTGAGAGGAGGCCGTGAGGTCTTGCCCACCGTGCcaacatgtgcacacacgtgccagggtccaggagcctcTTCGCAGAAAAGTACAGTCCTGTCCCCGGATCACACATAATTAGCTGGTTCCCTGGAATCTCCTCTATGAACTGCCCACACGGCTTCCACTTTTCTATTGAATTTCTACTTCTCTCCCAGTTTTTAGCAGCTCTTTATGTTATAGATAATAACCATTTTGTGATGCAAAGTGCCAGTAATTTTACcagtttattgcttttttttaaactttgcgTAGGTTGTGTTTGCCATGCAAAatgtttgttgttattttattttatatggctGAATAActtatcaatattttcttttataaattctgagTTTGGTATCATAGGAAAATCATCCCcaacattaattaaaatttttttccagtaTATTCTTCCAGAACAacaacgaaagaaagaaagaaagaaagaaagaaagaaagaaagaaagaaagaaagaaagaaaaggggaaaaaaagaaaaaagaaaccatgtaAGCATAACTTTCCTGAAATGTTTTTCTCTGGAAAACAGTGCCTCTTGCCTCTCTGCTTAGTATGTTTTGGCTTCTGTGTCTTCACATCCTGCTAATCTGATATTGCACAAAATAGTTTGGGAAGGGGGCAGGGCTCTGCTCGTCCCTCAGGGAAAGTGCCCATGGCCGACCCCGTATTGGAGGATGCTGCCCAGAGTGAAGGGAGACGCACGCTCAGACACAGGCAGCAAGCAGAGTCTCTTTATTGGCACAATGAGACGCAGGAGCAGACTCAGACACAGGCAGCACAAGCAGAGTCGTTTTACTGGCACAATGAGCGTGGAGGACTGGGGCCCTTAGTTGGCAGCGATGGTCTGCTGAATCCAGTCCACGTAGTTGCAGACCTTGGTGTAGACTCCAGGCTTGTTCTTCTGGGCACAGCCATAGCCCCAGGACACAATGCCTTGGAGCTCTCCATTGCAGACCACGGGGCCACCGGAGTCACCCTGGGAACAGGGGACAAATTGTGTAAAGAGGGAGACATGGAGGcaggtaaagttaccacctgtgatgccagcttccatatgggcactagttcttgtcccagctgctccacttccaatctagcttcctgctaatgtcctgggaaaggcagtggaaggcggcccaagtgcttgggcccctgtacccacatgagagacctggaagaaactcctagcttctggcttctgcctggcccagccttggctgttgtggccacctggggtgtgaaccagggggtggaggatctctctttctcctatgtattcccatctctctgtaactctgattttcaaataaataaataaataaatcattttaagaaggagagacagagacatgagGAATGTAGCTACACTCACTGTGAACCCTAAGGGAGGCTGTTCTACTCAGCTGTGTGGCTCCGAATGCATCTCGTGGCCTCCTCTCTGTTCTTACTAAGATGACAGGTGGCTCAGGGGAGTCTTCCTCACttctccctggggccctgcacccgaccCTCCTCCCCATGCCTCACAACCTTGGGCATTCAAATCCCGCATCTGGGTGGGGCCCGGGGTGGGCGCCCATCTGAGCACGCCAAGGGGCTAGGTCACCTGGCAGGAATCCTTGCCTCCCTCAAGGAAGCCGGCACAGATCATGTTGCTGGTGATCTCGCCAGGGTAGGAGGCTTCACAGTCGGCCTGACTCAGCAGCGGGGCGTACAGGCACTGCAGCAGGTCTGGGTAGTTGACTTTGAGGTGCAGGGAGAGacggaggaaagaagaaaagtgagtcgggctggccaggctgcagaACAAGAATCCAATGCTAAACACTGATGGCAGTGACGGCACAGGATTCCAAGAATGGAAGCCCCAGAAAGCAATAATGGCTCTTGGTTCCCAGAAGGATCACTGTTAAccccttccctctgtgtaacaAAAGCAAGACCTGCTTCTGTTCTCTTTTAATTCTCGGAGTCAATTTTTTGGGACTTTGCATTTCTGGTACTCACTACAGAACCTTGCATCCCATGGGCATTTGCCAAGTGTTTGTGGGATGGAAGCAAAGTGTTCAAGTTCCAGGGCATTCTTGGCTCTGGAAAATGTGGGGACAGAGGGAAGTAGCAGGGTGAAGAGTCGCACTCACCACCAGAGCTCAGGGTGTTGCCCCAGCCAGTGATGAGGCATTGGgtgccagcaggtgcacaggagctGGGCAGAGAGATGGTGGCCACCCGGCTACTGATGGTGGCAGGCGAGGAGAGCTTGATCAGCAAGATGTCATTGTCCAGGGTCCAGCTGTTGTACTTGGGGTGGCGGATGACCTTGGCCGAGTTGATGAACTGCTCGCCCCCCTCCTCGACTTCAATGTTGTGCTCTCCCAGTCTTACCTGGATGCGGCTGTGAGAAAGGAGAGGCCTGATGGGGGGTTTTCTAGGCCAGAGCACCTCAGGGTTCTTAGACTCCCTGATCATGGGTTGCCCTGGAAGCAGTGGCCCAGGGAGGTGCGTGAGTGGGAGGTGAGGCAGGTGGGGGACCAGGCCCTGTTAGCTGCAGAGGTAGGTGGTGGTAGAGGGGGCATGAGGagaggggctgcagctgggggtGATTCGTCAGTCTTTTGTCTACCAGCCCCTCTGCATGCAGCGTCCCGAGCCCCCAAGTGCCCGTCACCCCTGTCTTTGCAGGGCCTGCAGTGACCgctactctcctctctctggtctGAAAGCACCTTCATCCTGTGCGACCCAGGCCAGTGGATCTACAAGTGTTGCTTCAGGAACTGCAGCTCCTGCTTCCCTTGGGGATTTTCCCAActcctggcccccaccccagacctgctGGAGCAGAACTCTGGGGGTGGGACCATGCAGTCTCTGACTAAGACTTCCGGGTGGACCtgacacacacccagagagaatACTGGATGGTGTTCAGCTCTTCGCTGTCTACACAAGAGACTCTCTAGAGTAGAGAGCTTTACGAACACGCCAAGATTCAACCCCTCTTTCTGAAAAGTCTGAGTTAATTGCCTTGGTATAGGACGTAGGCagcaggttttttgttgtttgtttttgaggtGGTTTTCCTGGTTGTCAACTGGCAAAGGGTATTGAGCGATAGTATCCTTGCCTGGTTATGCCCCCAAaggcccccccccacccctttctcacCTGTGGCCTCTGTGTTTTGTGAATTTGTTTTGGGGATGAGAAGCTGCTGCCAGCAACTTTTCTTGTCCAGCATGGCCTCCATCTACATTCCCCAGCCTGAGCACTCCCCTGGATGGACTTCAGGCTCCCTGAGTGGGCAGTTGAGGACCCAGCACTTACTACTTGTAGCAGTGAGCCGCTGACACCACCCACTGGTCATTGATGAGGGAGCCCCCGCAGAAGTGGTAGCCGGAGTTCAGGGACACCTGGTAGGGGACGGAATTCTCCGCACAGGTGAAGCCCCCGACGATCTTGTCATCGTCGTCAACGGGGAAAGCGACTGGAGAGGAGAAGAAGGGAGAAGCTAGTTCCGTTGCTGGCAGATGGAGCCTCAGCCCTGTGGCTGCCGCGTGCTAACCAGCGTTCCTTGCTGACCACAGAGATGACAGGCAAGTGGGGAACACCGCCGTCCCCAGGAGGAACCCCAAGACTCAGCTGTCCTGACCTCCCTGTGTCTGCAGAGCACACGCTGAGACAGCACACAGGGGCTCTGGGCGAGGACACCAGAAATGCCCTCACAGCACCCCCTACTGGTAAATGGGTTAGAACTCGGTCATCTCAGCCCAGAGTGCTTTTCTGTCTTTTATCAGTGGTCTGTTCCCCATGGCTCTCTGAGTCCCAGTTGTCAGGGTAGTTTGACCTGGCTAGGGAAATCTAGCTGTAGCCACCTTCTCCAATAATTCAACTCTGCTCAGGGAGGCCAGACTGGAGAGCAGCCCCCAGTGCACTTGGGACAAAGGGAGACACTGCTATCAGCCGCTGGAGCAGTGACTCTTAACCTCGGCTGCATACTGCGGAATCTGCAATCAGCTTAGAAACCTGATTCACATGCTGCTCCCCAGACCAATGAAATGCGGCTTTGAGGGCTAAGTCTCTGGGATGAGTATTTTTTCAACACCGCTTCCTTCCCCAGCCTAGGAGCGTTCAAGTTAGAGAAGAGCTACAGTGGTGCCATCCCAGAGCTCTCAGAGCCGAGCCCTAGGCCCACCTCCACCTGACTTCCCACCACTGCCCTGGTTGGGAGGagtggcagtgtgtgtgtgtggggggggactCAGGAGGAAGGTGAGGCTTAAAGGGAGCCCcagaaggtgggagagagaggtaCTAGCAGGAGAAATGGAATATCAGAGTGCAGGTAACACAGAAGAGGCAGTGACAGTGGCAGAGCATGTATCCTGGACAAGGGTTCAGGCAGGGTGTGCAGCAAGGCCTGGGACTCACCAGCCGCTCCCACAAAGGCGAGGATCAGGAGTGGGTGCATGGTGACAGAAGTACAACTGAGCAGGTGCTGGTGAGCTGGTCTTATACCTGCCCGGGTCGGGGAGAGGGGTGCGTGCAGTGGAAGACCACTCCTCCCTGCACAAACACATCTGCAGTTTTTCCCATCTCAAGGTTGGCGTTAGATTGGCTATGTTTGGCCATGCTGGGGATGGGTGACTTGCTGGTGATAAGGAAACTGCATTTCTGAGGCTGGAGAGGGAGCACAGGTGGTTCCTGGAAGGATGCTGGGATGGGGGAAAGAAGGGAAGCCAAGCCCCGACCTCCACAGCTCCACAGCTGGGCTGTCATAGGTGAAGGAAAGAGGGTTAGGACGAGGGACAAAGGCCTAAGTCCTTGCACTCCTCTGTCCGCATGGAGATATAACCTCCTTAGggcagagctggcattgtagtgAGCTTGGCTATTTGAGGTCCCAGAGGCCCATGAGGAAAGAAGTGTTGTCCAAGGCTCACGCCTTTGCCATGAAGACATTTTCTCTCCTGTCTACAGCCCTGGGTAGGAAGATCAGAAGGAAGGCTTTGATGAACCAGAGTCCCAACATTGAGACGACATGAGAGATGCAGGATTTTTCAGAGTATGGACTTTCTGCTTGGCTCTCCTTTCTGCCAAGACCACAGATGGGGAGTATTAAAGGAGGTGTGGCAACATGGAAGTAGGAGCTCACCCCATACATTTAGGACAGTACCACACTCCTTCTCCGTGGCAGGACATTGGTCTTGCTCAGTGCTCTGTGCTTCCCTGGCAATCTGCACTAAAGGTGACGGAAACAAGCTCTACctgccaggagccaacagctggagccagaatTACACCACCCGGCTCAGGTCAGATGTTAGCAGGGTCTGGACAGTGGTAATCTGTGTTCTGATCGGAGTCTGCAGGAGGTAGAGAGATTACACATGGCAAATGGGTCAAGCGTTGGGTTCCATAACCAAGACATGCAGTGGGGTGGAGGGGTTCTGGAGTTTTCCAACTGAGGAGCAGTGCACACAGAGTGAAGCCTCCCGGAGAGGATCACCTCAGGGACTCTCCACATCCAGCAGGACACAGCTCTGTAATCCGCTGAGGCACAGCCCGGCCCGAGGGGTGTGAGATGCAGATGGAACGTGTGTGTGCCAGAGTCTAATCGTCCAAGCCCACCAGAGGAGCCTTCCCTCGGGCATGCTTCTCCTTCTGAGAGCCTCTAAGCTCAGGGCTGGTGAGGAGGGCAGAGTCCAAGTTTGAGTTCGCTAGAAGGTTGAAAAGGAGGGAGCCTTCTGGAAATACTGTACAGAGTGAGAAATGGTCAGCTCAAGATCTGGAGGAGGGATCTGAGATGGCAAGTGGGCTGAGGAATGAGCAAGTGGACCCAAGAATGAGCTGGAGAAAAGGCCAGGTGGGGCTCCTGGGGTTGCGAGGGAACACAGAGCACCTCCTGGCACCGTTCCTGGCACGGACGGCAGACCCGTTCCTCCACGCCAGGCGACCCACTGCTCAGAGCCCCGCTTCCCACATGGCACTCCTCCCATTCCGAGGGCTCATCCCGAAGTGGAGACATTGCTCTGGTTGGTTCTTGATGGGTTTTCAAGAGCTCTCAGACAGACTGCAGGGCTACCTGCTTTTCCTTTGTGTTGAGTTCCACAGTCTAATTTTTCAAAGAGTGTTTTGCTTGTGAGGTGTGCAGAATGAAATTGTCTCCATGTGTGGAGGGCAGACGTGAGGCTCAGAAGGATTAGATCTCGTCCGTGAACACAGATCTACAGATGTCAGGGCTGGCCCCAGTGGCAGGAATATGTAGAAAGGATTGGGGAGTGTGGGATTTGCTGCAGGTGGTTCCAACAGGTTTATTGAGGACCAAGCCAGAAGTCTCTGGAGGGCAAATCTTACATCCTGTTCCTTCCTGTAACTTATCTCCCTGGCAGGAATTCCACACTGAATTAATCTTTCACCTGGCACCTTGTCCCAGAGGCTTACCTTGCCATGCCCTTGGGTCTGTCTAGACGATGTCGAGCACACAGATGACAGAGATAGCTGACAAGGGTCGGAGGCAGCCAGGTTGTGGAGCCTTGATAAATAGGGGCCTTCCCTGTGATGTCATTTAATATGCTGATTCGCTGTGTCCCCTTGCTGTGGGGTGTGCGTGGACCCCTCTTTAGGGAATCAGGAGAGACTCGGGTCCAGGCATCTGCGTGTACCAGTGAGTCCCACGGGGAGGTGATTCTTGATAGAAGACAGGAAAAGGGATCTTTGGATTGGTGcttgtggctctgcctctctgtccaaAAAGAGAAGATCTGAAAGCATGAGGATTTCCTGCAATTTAAGCTTGTAAGATTAGCCTTCTGATATCCTGTCTTCATCCTTAAAATAGTGATCGTGCCCACAGTATGGCACGAGGTCAGCACAGGCTGGGAGGGTAGCCATGGGTAGAAACCAGCACTTCCTTCTCCAGACTCAGACGTACAGGTTGGCTTCAGACCCAGCTGCCCACATGCCATCTGCATGCGCGTTCTGTTCTTGGTACTGTTTACTCCGAACTATGGATACCTCTGTCTGCGCTTCTAAGGAATTCTCCAGGCTTGTCTTCACTGCTTAGCATATCAAATGACCGTCTTTTAAGCAGGATAGCATGGATTCATTTCCCTGTGTGTACCAGGCACCAAGCATTGAGTAAGTCTTTCACGCCCCTCTTTTCATTCTACCGTCACCACCTCTTGTCGGGtggcccattttgcagatgatcAGATGAATACTatggaggcagagcagctcaCTGCTAGTCATCCGGCCGGTAAGCTGTAAGGGTGGGATTGAAGCGTGGGGTCTGCCTCCAGAGCTTGCGTGTTCTCCTACCAGAGCATTCTGCTCTCCTTGACTTATTTGATTCTCAGTGTTGCTTCATCAAGGTGGTAGGCAGAGGATGCCAGTGTTCCTTCATCGTCTCCAGCTCAGAGAGTAACTTACTTCTGCAAGGACTCTGGGCCATGGAATGCAGAGATGGTGACGGAACCTTTCCCTGTTCAGCTAAGCTCATTTCCCTCGTGTTGCTGCACGGCAGTGTTTCACAGCTCTCAGTACTTGGAAAAGCAGATTTATGACATACCCCAGATCGCTACTCTGTTTTTTTCATACTTctcacccctcaccccaccccccatctgaCATGTTGCCTCTCGGCTCCATGTCAATTCCTCTTTGGCCCCAGTACTTTTGTCATCCATCCCCTGGATTGTCAGATCCTGGATTGTCATTTCCCCATTCCCAGttctttccttccattttatgtcttcttcctcttaaataaacCCATACATGAGGAGGTGGGGACAGTGCCTCcattcactgttcactccccaagtgcccacaacagctggggctggggctgggcctgagactgagcagggagttggaaactcaatccgttacttgagccatcaccactgcctcccagaggtgcacaatggcaagaagctggatctgggGTGGAACTGgaaactgaacccaggaactctgatatgggaagcagaaTTCTAAACCTCTAGGCAAATACACTCACTCCACCCTTTGTTTTCTAATCCATATATCACAATTTCTCTTTATCCAATAAGCAGTTGTTTCCTTGAATATCTCagcttgaacatttttccatctGTGCACTGAAGGGATGTTCTGCACGATCTAGAGCAATTGAAGTGTGGGGCGGAGGCTGAAGGCATCACTTGGTTGTGGCAGGTCACTCCTGCCCCCTACCTGAATCCACAGAAGATGTGCATATTTTATGCCCAGAGTGAAGTGTCATTcacatattgtatttattttacaggctTCTAGAGAGGGTGAATGGGGAAGTCTCTAATGATtgaggttatttattttttagaagatgtagttatttatttgaaagtcagagttacacagagagaggagaggcagagagagagagagagagagagggagagagaggtcttccatctgatggttcactccccagctgcgcctatctgaagccaggagccaggagcttcttctgggtctcccacatgggagcaggggcccaaggacttgggccatcttctactgctttcccaggccacagcagagagctggattggaaatagagcggccgggtctcgaaccagcgctcatatggaatgccggcgcttcaggtctgGGTGTTAATCCATTTCACCCCAGTCCTGGCCCCTCTAAGGTTATTTAAAGATAGATGCATTCTTGTAATGTGCTGGAGAGTCTTTCTGTTCACATACCAGCCACTCCTCATCCAGTCCACTGCTGGACCTGTTAGAGTTGCTTAAACAACTCAAGTCAGCAAGAGAGTAAGCAGAAgaaagccagtgctgggcccagaAGGAAGAATTCCTGTAGGCTGCTATTAATGAAACACCTGTCCATAATATATAGACTGTAATAAATGGTGtgtctatttatttttctaagcCATATTCGATCCAGACTGAGCCCCACAAATCAAGTTCAGAGATAAGTCTAATCAGTCAATTGGGCTCTCTACACGCATTTGATTTATGAAATGTCTCGGCTGTGCCATCCGTTTGGAAGGCAGCCAATGCGTCAGTCCCTTTCCTCTAGGCCAGCTCTCCTGCTACAAAATGTGAAGAACTGGATTTGTGGACCAAAGATGGGGCCCAGAGAAAGCTTCCCTCTCAGTACCACGCGTGGGTAGGTTGCAATGACTGCTTCAGAATAGTGTGCAGACTCATCCAGCAGGTGGGCCTATGCTTTGTCATTGGAAATAGCCAAGCCCCGTGGGTGTGAACTGggggaaaaccaggagaagtacaAGTAGATACCACAGGACTCTGCGATGTGCTGTGAGATTGATTTGTGCCTTCTTCCAGGATGCTGCAGTCTGGTCATGATTAGACGTTTTCCAGCTAATGACGACGCAGTCTGTGCATGTCCATCTTCGCAGTTTTTCGGTTCTGAATGTCACAATGAGGCTTCCAGTAAAGAGCAAGGAGCAGCTTTCAAAGGAGAGATGATGTTGGCAGGTACGAAGGGTATGGTTTTACATCTACACGCTGCACTTCCCTGCAGGGTGGGTTTCCAGGGGGCTGTGGACTAACAACGTTTTCCACCCTTTCAAGCTAATAGTTGTCAAGGATAACTGTAGAAAGAGCTAAGAGTGCAATAGCTGGAGATAAGGGCTGTGTTTCAGTCTTCCCTGGAAACAGGATGCTTTTCAATACGTTAGCCCAGCATGCCATGTTGTCCTTGAGACATAAAACCCAACATTGACCATGCTTTCCATGGTCACTCAACTGCAGTGTAGATGCTGGGCACACAAATGAGATTCCATCTACCCTGAGCATCTTCCCTGAGCCTTGAGTTACCAGATCTACCTCTGATCTACCTTTCTATCTATAAGAGTAATGACTCCTCTTCCTAATAAATAGtaaaccgtgtgtgtgtgtgtgtgtgtgtgtgtgtgtgtgtgtatgaatgttcTCACAGGACAAAGGGAAGTAGTAAAAGGGCAGTTCAAGATGCAGTGGGCTGGTGTAACTAGGACAGTAGGACACAGTGAACTTGTCTCACACCTCATTGTGATTCTTTTATGGGGAAGTGCCCCGTAGAGTGTTCATATGTGCCACGAGATCTTCAGAAACACCTGGGTCAGCTCGCTGCATGGCCCAAGTCGCAGGAACAGGCTTGCTCTGCTGCAGAACCCTCCTGCACTGGCCTTAGCAGTACCGAGTAAATAGACCAGAGCAGACAATCACAGGTGGTAGATCCAGAGTCCAGGGTGAATGCCAGAGAACCAAGCAGTGGCCCTTGCTGGTAGTGCACCTCTTTCTCCCTGGCGGAGATAAAAGGAGGAAGGTGCAGTCGCTTGCTTTCACGTTAGAGGAGATATTCCAACATGCCACAGACCTCTGGACCACCCAAGGCTCCCTCCCAGGGCAGTCCCTGACTTCTTTCCAGATTTTACATTGGTCTGACATACATCTGTCCTACTGAGGCAGCTTTGTAATTCCTATTAAGTCAGCGTGATGTTAACGCAGTAGACCAGTGCAATATCAAAATGATGGTTTCCTCCAAAATATATTATGATAGAGAATGGGTTGTTGTGTAGAAAAAATGGAGGGAAACAGACTAAGTACAACCTCAAAACAAAACCGTAAAGGgatatttttaattctcattatCATTACTTAGGATTTCCGAGCACTCTTGTGGAAGAATGTTtgccctctgcttcccaggagccACTCTTCCTGTCCACAGATGGATGAGTAGGACAGCTTCTCTCCCCATCTGCAGGCTAACCACATTCGTGCCCACCCACAAACTCCCAGCAGCTGTCTCTATCCAAGAGCTGTGGTTTCCTCCCTCTGTCCCACTCTGACAGGGCCCTCGGTCCCATTGGGTGGGAACTGTGTAGGAGGGAGCTGAGGTTCTTGCTCAGATCTCCGATCTGTGCCCAGCACTGTGTCTCCAAAGCTGCAGAGGTATAAGCCGTTGTCTTCAGGGCTCACATCACTCACAGTGAGGGTTGAAAATGTCAGGTTAGGACGAGTGATGGGAAACTTGTCCTTGGTGAATCCACTCTCATACGTGGCCTCAGAACCCTGATTTGCAGTTGCGATCAGTATCAAGCTCTGTCCCGGGAGCTGACGGTACCAGAACATCAGGGACGCTTGAACATCGACCTGACACTGGATCATGATGGAGTTTCCACGCTGACAGATGTCCCTGATTGGCTTTTGAGAGACGAGAACACCAAACACAAAGCCtggttgcagagagagacagagagacagagagagagctatcaGGACCGACAAGCATGGGATCAAGTAGGTCCCCAGGCAGGGAGATCTCAGAGTCACCCCAGATGACCTTGTAGCACTGCCATATTTTGGATTTTCCAGCTGATATTCTATCAGGATCCTGCCATCTGCCATCACCCCACCATCTTCTGTTTGATGAATTCAGACTCTCCGGAGAAAAACTCTCCACCTCTCTAGTCTGCGTTAATGGAAACTCATCCTCCCCGTGGACCAAGACTCTTACCTCCTCCCTGGAGAAGCAGCAAGAAAGCCAGCATCCTCAGGTGATGGCCTCCACCCTGCGTAAAGACACTAAGAAGTGAAACTCAAGTTCATCTTTCCTCCCCTCAATGTAGTTCCTGCTCTGTCTTCTCTGCTATGGGAGACTGCCCGTGTAGCTGTGTAGCTGCAGAATGAGGAACATTTCGGTCTGCCCCCTAGTGAAACGTCACCTGGAGTCATTTCCGAGGCAGCCCAGCATGCACTACCGCCCACCCACCATTTATCTACCATCTTCCTTCCCATGCACCTCTGTCGGGCAGAGGCATGTGCTAGTCTTCCGGTATACAAGCCAGATGGGACACATTATTGACTTCAAAGAGCTGATTTTGAAACAACTGCAGAGTAGGAGGGATCTTTGTAACTGAGTTTTAGCTGCCCCTTGGATCTTGATCAAGGTTGTTCCAAACTGAACTCATTATTTCTTCCCCAACACagacacgcgcacacacacacatgcacacgcacacacacacgcacacacacatacacataaacacacgcacagacacatgcacacacacaccagttcAGGAATGAATTCTCTTTTCCAGATGAATAGGCTCTGTAGTTATCCTACTCTTCTTTGTCTTTAGGCTCAGGAATTTAATGTTTTTCCTTCCCTACCTTATTTGCCAGTTTATGAACTGCATTAGGTTAGGTGTGTGTATTATCTCTCATATCTGTTCCTTCATTTTGGTCATCATAGTAACAACTATTTTGTTTCTCTTCACTGTCTCAGTATTTGTAATACAATTTCTTCTGTTCTAATTCAGCTCAGTATGGTCAATAAACAGAATTTGATCACAATGCTATGATCCTTCTCTATTATTCAAAGAATTTCTCCATCTTGCAAATACCTGAAATAGTGTATACTTGCATAAAAGCTGCAGAAATATTTTGAGCACATACCCCATCATTTTCATGCATTGTTTCAGTTTGCTGTAGGTTAGGCTATGTAGACTGCTACTGTCActaaatgtgaaaaagaaaaacaacaggaaaattTGCAGGTAAGACTCAGAGATTTAAATATCTGCCCAGAGTTAGAACTCAGTTAATACCTATGTGATCCCAAACGCCAGCATCAATATTATTTAGGCTTGTCATCCCTTTTGCAATTGCCTTAGGATAGTACACTCTGGTGGATGGGTGAGAATGGTAGGCTAACCACCCTGGAGGAAGCTGGGAGTTTCTAGAAAGAGTAGCAGTCAGCCTTGTAAAACTAATCTAACgttttttgtctccttttttaaattttattttaggtctaccaatttcatgtatacagatttaggaacacagtgatacttcccaccaacCCTACCTcctgtccccactcccacccttcttcctccttcctctcctattccttctcttattttttacaaaatgcaCCATTAAGCAAAATAGTTAATTCGCAGTATAATAGTATAAATACTATCACAGAAAAGGTGAACATTGATTATAGAAATCACCCATATTTAAAAAACTTGTGAAAAAGGCTTGGCTTAGAACAAAGGGAATATGGTAGATTAGGGGTGAAGGTATTCTAGTAACGCTTTCAtaaggtgtgtgtgcaggtgtgtgtgagacGCTGATCCAACTATGAGATGTG
Above is a window of Oryctolagus cuniculus chromosome 3, mOryCun1.1, whole genome shotgun sequence DNA encoding:
- the PRSS2 gene encoding trypsin-2; translation: MHPLLILAFVGAAVAFPVDDDDKIVGGFTCAENSVPYQVSLNSGYHFCGGSLINDQWVVSAAHCYKYRIQVRLGEHNIEVEEGGEQFINSAKVIRHPKYNSWTLDNDILLIKLSSPATISSRVATISLPSSCAPAGTQCLITGWGNTLSSGVNYPDLLQCLYAPLLSQADCEASYPGEITSNMICAGFLEGGKDSCQGDSGGPVVCNGELQGIVSWGYGCAQKNKPGVYTKVCNYVDWIQQTIAAN